The nucleotide window ACGTCGGTGATGACGAAGTCGCCGTCGAATCCCTCCGCGCCGCCGAAAGCGGTGAACTGGCCTCGCCGCTTGCGGAAGAGCATCTTGGCGCCGTAGCCATTTTCCGCGAAGACATCGAATGCAGTCTGCCGGCGGCGTGTCGTCCCGACAAATCCTTCGACACTGTACATGTTGTCGAGGAACCGGAAGTCGTAGTCGATCCCCGAAAAATAGCCGTTCAGCCGGCTGTCGGCCACACTGCCCGGCCCGCCAAAGGCCGTCACGATGCCCCCAATGCGCGAATAGTCGCCAAGTTGCTGGGTTACGCGGGCGACGCCGTACTGCTGGGTCGGGTCGAAGTCCTCACCCGTCGTCGCGCCGAGGAGACCGAAGGAGAGGCCGCTTTCGGTGCGGCCAGAGAGCTTGGCGGCCCCGATGATGGGCGCCCGGGCGCCGATGCGGCGGGTGTAAGGCAGCTGGGCGGGACCCACGTCGAAGTCGTAGATCTGCATCCCTTCCAGGAAGAAAGGCCGGCGCTCCTGGAAGACGATCTCGAAGGCCGTGAGGTTGAGGACCGACGGGTCCGACTCGACCTGCCCGAAGTCCGGGTTGATCGTGGCGTCGAACGTGACGTTGGGGCCGAGGCCGACTTTCAGGTCGCCCCCGACATCAAACGCCCGCTCGCCGATCCGATCCCCCGGCGACGCGGGGTCTTCGTTGCGCTGGAGCCGGCTGAGGGTGTAAGGGGTGACCTGGATGTTGCGGCGGGGATGTACGCCGTTCAGGTCCGTCAGCTCTCCGAACCGGGCGACCAGGTTGGCGCGCTCACCGCGGGGGATGTGGGGCCATTCGGACTGTTCGCCGAGGCGGGGGATGACGCGGGTGAAGTGGATGCCCCAGGTTTGCTGCGGGAGCTCGGGGAAGCGCAGCATGCTGTAGGGGATGCGCATCTCGACCGTCCAGCCCTCGGCCGTCATGCGCGGGGTGGCCTGCCAGATGGCATCCCAGGACAGGTCGCCACCGGGATTCTGCGGATTGCCCAGGCCCGAGCGCCGGTTGCTGGTCTGGATGGCGTCCATCTGCACGCCAGCGGCGTTAACTCCGAACGTGTAGGCCGTCTTTTTGTCGAAGTAGGAGTCGATCGCCACCAGGAACCAGTCCGCCCGGTTGTATTCATCGCGCCGGCCGAGGGACGCCTCGATGCCAGCCGGGTTGTCGTCAAACAACGTCGCGCCGACATACAGGCTGCTCGCTCCGTAGATAATGCGCACCTCCGTGCGTTGCGCGGACGGCGCCCCATCGATGGGTTCGAACTGGAGGAATCCCGTGGCCGGCAGGGCCTCGGCCCAGACCGGTTCATCAAGCAGGCCGTCGAGTTCGATGGCGACTTCACCGGCAGGGTGGGCGCGGAGGGCTCGGGCGGCCTGGGTCGAGTCGGGCGTTGCCGCAAGGGCAGGGCCGGCGAACAGGATCAGGCCGGCGATCCAAAGGAAGAATACTGGGTATCGCATGGGAAAGCGCAGGGCTGTGAGGTGCCAGGGTATCGAAAAATGCGCTTCCGATTGTTAAAGGCTTGATAAACCTTCTTTAATGCCAACC belongs to Rhodothermales bacterium and includes:
- a CDS encoding DUF5916 domain-containing protein, giving the protein MRYPVFFLWIAGLILFAGPALAATPDSTQAARALRAHPAGEVAIELDGLLDEPVWAEALPATGFLQFEPIDGAPSAQRTEVRIIYGASSLYVGATLFDDNPAGIEASLGRRDEYNRADWFLVAIDSYFDKKTAYTFGVNAAGVQMDAIQTSNRRSGLGNPQNPGGDLSWDAIWQATPRMTAEGWTVEMRIPYSMLRFPELPQQTWGIHFTRVIPRLGEQSEWPHIPRGERANLVARFGELTDLNGVHPRRNIQVTPYTLSRLQRNEDPASPGDRIGERAFDVGGDLKVGLGPNVTFDATINPDFGQVESDPSVLNLTAFEIVFQERRPFFLEGMQIYDFDVGPAQLPYTRRIGARAPIIGAAKLSGRTESGLSFGLLGATTGEDFDPTQQYGVARVTQQLGDYSRIGGIVTAFGGPGSVADSRLNGYFSGIDYDFRFLDNMYSVEGFVGTTRRRQTAFDVFAENGYGAKMLFRKRRGQFTAFGGAEGFDGDFVITDVGLLRQNNYLALPLRLAYDLNGGRPFGPFLRATVGDFGMQQISVSDGLDMGQRHSVSLQGQLKGYRPFTVGLEFENVFGGYDIYETRGQLPWIKPFILGFEAEVATDQRRTWQVEPSVLLSRVDNGGHMYGVGLGGIATLGPRVSLSGTIDGLWEDGVLAWAANEAFRDTGAGWLIGASSGNPNLPSNDFVGFDDQGQLDAALAGQAPLAADRYYASVFGQRDTRSLDFILRSTVTFTPGLSVQLYSQLFLARGRYDTFQLLQNRDTLVPFDAYPKRDEFAFSTLTSNVVLRWEYRPGSTLFLVWTHGRRADDVLNPLAPWFGSPYDRSLGGQIDDTFGIIPTNVFLLKFSYAFLN